One part of the Thermococcus litoralis DSM 5473 genome encodes these proteins:
- the pstS gene encoding phosphate ABC transporter substrate-binding protein PstS → MKKAISVFIVLLLGLSLAASGCISEEKGAGTSSSPSSTVQTSSQGTSSSTQSTSQAKVITLRTTGATFPQYQIQKWIEVYMKNHPNVKIEYEGGGSGHGQEAFLKGLTHIGRTDPPVKESTWKKFLATGDQPLQFPEIVGAVVVAFNVPGVDELKLDGETLAKIFMGEIEYWDDDAIKALNPSANLPHEKIIVVHRSDASGTTAIFTTYLSLVSKEWADKVGAGKTVDWPVDKVGRGIGGKGNPGVVQALKSTKYSIAYTELSFAIEENLKVVALKNKAGNFVKPTDDAIKAAVAGVKAFIPSPTEGYKEDLKQLLNAPGENSYPIVAFTHLLVWQNKGGKHYSKEEVQAIKDFLKWVLTEGQKPENLAPGYVGLPKEVAQIGLQAVDMIETG, encoded by the coding sequence ATGAAGAAAGCCATCTCGGTGTTTATCGTCCTGCTGCTGGGGCTTTCCCTGGCGGCAAGCGGCTGTATATCCGAAGAAAAAGGCGCCGGTACGAGCTCAAGCCCGTCCAGCACGGTTCAGACTTCAAGCCAGGGCACCTCAAGCTCCACCCAGAGCACTTCTCAGGCCAAAGTTATAACCCTCCGCACCACCGGTGCGACGTTCCCCCAGTACCAGATACAGAAGTGGATTGAAGTCTACATGAAGAACCACCCCAACGTCAAGATCGAGTACGAAGGTGGAGGAAGCGGACACGGGCAGGAGGCGTTCCTCAAGGGCCTCACCCACATAGGTAGAACCGACCCGCCGGTTAAGGAGTCAACCTGGAAGAAGTTCCTCGCAACTGGCGACCAGCCCCTCCAGTTCCCCGAAATCGTAGGTGCGGTTGTTGTTGCATTCAACGTGCCGGGCGTCGACGAGCTCAAGCTCGATGGGGAAACCCTCGCTAAGATATTCATGGGCGAGATAGAGTACTGGGACGACGATGCCATTAAGGCCCTCAATCCCAGCGCGAACCTCCCGCACGAAAAGATAATAGTCGTTCACAGGAGCGACGCGAGCGGAACTACTGCAATCTTCACCACATACCTGAGCCTCGTCAGCAAGGAGTGGGCCGACAAAGTTGGAGCGGGGAAGACGGTTGACTGGCCCGTTGACAAGGTTGGCAGGGGAATCGGTGGAAAGGGCAACCCTGGAGTCGTCCAGGCTCTAAAGAGCACCAAGTATAGCATAGCATATACCGAGCTCTCCTTTGCCATAGAGGAGAACCTCAAGGTCGTGGCACTCAAAAACAAAGCCGGAAACTTCGTTAAGCCCACTGACGATGCGATAAAAGCAGCCGTTGCCGGTGTTAAAGCCTTCATACCAAGTCCGACCGAGGGCTACAAGGAGGACCTCAAACAGCTCCTCAACGCCCCTGGAGAGAACTCCTACCCGATAGTTGCCTTCACCCACCTTCTCGTCTGGCAGAACAAGGGTGGAAAGCACTACAGCAAGGAAGAGGTCCAGGCCATCAAGGACTTCCTCAAGTGGGTCCTGACAGAGGGACAGAAGCCGGAGAACCTCGCTCCCGGCTACGTCGGTCTTCCTAAGGAAGTCGCCCAGATAGGCCTCCAGGCTGTTGACATGATAGAGACCGGATGA
- the pstC gene encoding phosphate ABC transporter permease subunit PstC produces MRKVESFKVATYPAVIIVFLLFAGMLFVYFTNALPALHRYGLDLYLENVWRAAEEPSEEVYGIAAAIWGSIYTSIIAILIALPLSVAYSVFVVDYAPKRLKNAFIILSDIMAGLPTIIYGIWGAFFLVPFLRDWIMKPLYDHLSFIPLFSYPPVGGYSYLSAGVLLAIMVTPFASAIIREAYNMVPFTYKEAIYSLGATRYEATKVLLGYIKPAIVSGTILAFGRAVGETVAVSLVIGNTFNLTTALFAPGYTVSSLIANQFGNAFIYEYMTSTLFAAGLILFVIGLAVNVVGLKMLKRWERDVNI; encoded by the coding sequence TTGAGGAAGGTTGAATCTTTCAAGGTAGCCACTTATCCCGCCGTTATCATCGTCTTCCTGCTGTTCGCGGGGATGCTCTTCGTTTACTTTACCAACGCCCTTCCAGCGCTCCACAGGTACGGCCTCGACCTCTACCTGGAGAACGTCTGGAGAGCGGCTGAAGAGCCGAGCGAAGAGGTCTATGGAATAGCGGCAGCTATATGGGGAAGCATCTACACTTCAATTATAGCGATTCTCATAGCCCTGCCACTATCGGTGGCCTACTCGGTGTTCGTCGTTGACTACGCACCGAAGAGGCTGAAGAACGCCTTCATAATCCTCTCCGACATAATGGCTGGCCTTCCGACGATAATCTATGGAATATGGGGAGCGTTCTTCCTCGTCCCGTTCCTGAGGGATTGGATTATGAAGCCCCTTTACGATCACCTCTCCTTCATTCCGCTCTTTTCCTATCCGCCGGTTGGTGGCTACAGCTACCTCTCGGCGGGAGTTCTCCTGGCGATAATGGTTACTCCCTTTGCATCAGCCATAATAAGAGAGGCCTACAACATGGTGCCCTTCACATATAAAGAGGCAATCTACTCCCTCGGGGCAACGAGGTACGAAGCAACTAAGGTTCTCCTCGGCTACATAAAGCCGGCGATAGTTTCGGGAACGATCCTTGCCTTCGGAAGGGCCGTAGGTGAGACGGTCGCCGTTTCCCTCGTGATAGGGAACACGTTCAACCTGACAACGGCCCTCTTCGCACCGGGATACACAGTCTCTTCGCTAATAGCCAACCAGTTCGGCAACGCCTTCATCTACGAGTACATGACCTCGACTCTCTTCGCGGCCGGATTAATACTCTTCGTAATCGGATTGGCCGTGAACGTGGTCGGCCTCAAGATGCTCAAGAGGTGGGAGAGAGATGTTAACATCTAA
- a CDS encoding tryptophan--tRNA ligase — MEFEVTPWEVKGVVDYDKLIKEFGTTPLTEELLEKTKELTKSELPMYFKRKFFFSHRDYDLVLKDYEEGRGFFLYTGRGPSGPMHIGHIIPFFATKWLQENFGVNLYIQITDDEKFLFKPNLTFDDTKRWAYENILDIIAVGFDPDKTFIFQDSEFTKIYEMAIPIAKKVTYSMAKAVFGFNDQSKIGMIFYPAIQAAPTFFEKKRSLIPAAIDQDPYWRIQRDFAESLGYYKAAALHSKFVPGLMGLGGKMSASKPETAIYLTDDPEEAGRKIWKYALTGGRATAKEQRELGGEPDKCVVFKWLEIFFEPDDKALIERYHACKNGELLCGQCKRYLIEKVQNFLREHQKKREEAKKLVEKFKYTGELAREQWDKAIPEPLRG, encoded by the coding sequence ATGGAATTTGAGGTAACTCCATGGGAAGTGAAGGGTGTAGTAGACTACGACAAGCTTATCAAGGAATTCGGAACGACGCCACTTACCGAAGAGCTGCTTGAAAAGACCAAAGAACTTACCAAAAGTGAGCTCCCGATGTACTTTAAGAGAAAGTTTTTCTTCTCCCATAGGGACTATGACTTGGTTCTTAAAGACTACGAAGAGGGCAGAGGCTTTTTCCTTTACACCGGAAGAGGTCCCAGCGGGCCAATGCACATTGGCCACATAATTCCGTTCTTTGCGACAAAATGGCTCCAGGAGAATTTTGGAGTTAACCTGTACATTCAAATAACGGATGATGAAAAGTTCCTCTTCAAGCCAAATTTAACCTTCGACGACACCAAAAGGTGGGCATATGAAAACATCCTCGATATCATAGCGGTCGGCTTTGATCCGGATAAGACGTTCATCTTTCAGGATAGTGAGTTCACCAAAATCTACGAGATGGCGATTCCAATAGCAAAGAAAGTCACCTATTCAATGGCAAAAGCCGTTTTTGGGTTTAACGACCAGAGCAAAATCGGAATGATATTCTACCCGGCAATCCAAGCTGCGCCTACTTTCTTTGAGAAAAAACGTTCCCTTATCCCTGCAGCTATAGACCAAGATCCCTACTGGAGAATACAGAGGGATTTTGCCGAGAGTTTGGGATATTACAAAGCAGCCGCCTTGCACTCAAAGTTCGTTCCAGGTTTGATGGGTCTTGGAGGTAAAATGAGCGCCTCAAAGCCAGAAACTGCTATTTACCTAACAGATGATCCTGAAGAAGCTGGTAGAAAAATATGGAAATACGCACTCACAGGAGGAAGAGCTACAGCAAAGGAGCAGAGGGAGCTTGGGGGAGAGCCGGATAAGTGTGTCGTGTTCAAATGGCTCGAAATATTCTTTGAACCTGATGACAAAGCTTTGATTGAGAGATATCACGCATGCAAGAATGGAGAACTCTTATGCGGCCAATGCAAGCGCTATCTCATAGAAAAGGTTCAAAACTTCTTGAGAGAGCACCAGAAGAAGAGGGAAGAGGCTAAAAAGCTTGTTGAGAAGTTCAAATATACTGGAGAATTGGCAAGGGAGCAGTGGGACAAAGCCATTCCGGAGCCTTTGAGGGGATAG
- a CDS encoding phosphate signaling complex PhoU family protein — MRKLLDIGEEQLKKLINEMGSDALNSLENARKSLEGEFNSTEEISSKLHLLRNEVLDIATELLVRYSPVASDLRFIQSSIDVSYDLYRISRYAMEIERTAKIVGAEESELLREGFELTVEAVKTAIEAFENLDEVSAGKLLEIDNRIDDLYIQSLENLKSSASSPVEALIMRHLERISDHAKEIGARVVYVKEGKRV, encoded by the coding sequence ATGAGGAAACTACTCGATATTGGTGAGGAACAGCTCAAAAAGCTGATAAACGAAATGGGAAGCGATGCCCTCAACTCCCTGGAGAACGCCAGGAAAAGCCTCGAAGGAGAGTTCAACTCAACGGAGGAGATATCGAGCAAGCTCCACCTTCTCAGGAACGAGGTTCTCGATATAGCAACAGAGCTCCTCGTGAGGTACTCGCCAGTTGCCAGCGATCTGCGCTTTATCCAGAGCTCGATAGATGTATCCTACGACCTCTACAGGATTTCACGCTACGCCATGGAGATAGAGAGGACTGCGAAGATAGTGGGGGCCGAAGAGAGCGAGCTCCTCAGGGAAGGCTTTGAGCTGACTGTTGAGGCCGTTAAAACTGCCATAGAGGCCTTTGAGAACCTCGATGAAGTCTCGGCCGGAAAGCTCCTTGAGATAGACAACAGGATAGACGACCTCTACATTCAATCCTTGGAGAACCTGAAAAGCTCGGCCTCTTCTCCGGTTGAGGCCCTCATAATGCGCCACCTGGAAAGGATAAGCGACCACGCAAAGGAAATCGGGGCGAGGGTCGTTTACGTGAAGGAAGGGAAGAGGGTGTGA
- a CDS encoding alkaline phosphatase, translating into MKKPLASSLLLSLLIFNLVSLQPCLAYSHQSAVKNVIILIGDGMGVAHVEITKLVYGHLNMEDFPVTGLELTDSLSGEVTDSAAAGTAIATGVKTYNGMISVTNVTGRITNVTTLLEVAQTLGKSTGLVTTTRITHATPAVFASHVPDRDMEDEIARQLILHRVNVLLGGGKKEFDEDTLKMAEDYGYNIVFTKEELEKAEGDFILGLFADSHIPYVLDRKPGDVGLLDMTKKAISVLERNPNGFFLMVEGGRIDHAAHENDIGSVVAETKEFDDVVGYILEYARKRGDTLVIVLADHETGGLAIGLTYGNAVNEKVIKGIKASTSRIASEIKVTGDIRGIFKKYADFEPTIEEIAYIKKALNSTDRYALQNAVVEIINRRVGVGFVSHKHTGAPVPLLAYGPGSENFGGFLHHVDTAKLMLFGRENTPITISGVSGIKGDITGDSEVDRRDAYITLMMLLGENVDNEAEKRVDMDRNGMIDLKDVLLILQES; encoded by the coding sequence ATGAAAAAGCCCCTCGCTAGCAGTTTGCTTTTGAGTCTTTTAATTTTTAATCTTGTTTCATTACAGCCCTGCCTAGCTTACAGCCATCAGAGTGCCGTCAAAAACGTAATAATACTGATTGGAGACGGCATGGGTGTTGCACACGTTGAGATTACAAAGCTCGTATACGGCCACTTGAACATGGAGGACTTTCCAGTTACGGGACTAGAACTCACGGACTCTTTGAGCGGGGAAGTCACAGACTCCGCCGCGGCGGGAACCGCGATAGCCACCGGAGTCAAAACGTACAACGGCATGATTTCGGTTACCAACGTTACCGGGAGGATAACAAACGTAACAACTCTGCTCGAAGTAGCACAGACACTTGGTAAATCCACTGGGCTAGTGACCACTACTAGGATCACCCACGCAACCCCCGCGGTGTTTGCCTCCCATGTTCCCGACAGGGACATGGAAGATGAAATAGCGAGGCAACTAATATTACATAGGGTTAACGTCCTCCTTGGTGGCGGGAAAAAGGAATTCGACGAAGATACGCTAAAAATGGCAGAAGACTATGGATACAATATAGTTTTCACTAAGGAAGAGCTCGAAAAAGCCGAGGGAGATTTCATTCTGGGGCTTTTTGCAGACAGTCACATTCCCTACGTACTGGACAGAAAGCCCGGGGACGTTGGGCTCCTAGACATGACCAAAAAGGCGATTTCGGTATTGGAGAGGAATCCAAATGGATTCTTCCTTATGGTCGAAGGTGGAAGGATCGACCATGCTGCCCATGAAAACGATATTGGATCGGTTGTTGCAGAAACCAAGGAGTTCGACGATGTCGTTGGGTATATCCTAGAGTATGCAAGGAAGAGGGGAGATACCCTGGTAATAGTGCTGGCCGACCATGAGACTGGAGGGCTTGCAATAGGCTTAACGTATGGAAATGCAGTCAACGAGAAGGTCATCAAAGGAATAAAAGCCAGCACGTCAAGAATAGCCAGCGAAATTAAAGTAACTGGCGACATAAGGGGAATCTTCAAAAAATACGCCGACTTCGAGCCGACAATTGAAGAGATCGCTTATATCAAGAAGGCTCTGAACTCAACTGACAGGTATGCACTCCAGAATGCGGTGGTCGAAATTATTAACAGACGCGTTGGCGTGGGCTTCGTCTCACACAAACACACTGGAGCCCCAGTTCCCCTTTTGGCATATGGGCCCGGATCGGAAAATTTCGGGGGCTTTTTGCACCATGTAGACACTGCAAAGCTGATGCTCTTCGGAAGGGAAAACACGCCAATCACGATCTCCGGAGTGAGCGGCATTAAAGGAGACATAACAGGCGACTCCGAGGTGGATAGGAGAGACGCGTACATAACTCTAATGATGCTCTTGGGAGAGAATGTGGACAATGAGGCAGAAAAAAGAGTTGACATGGACCGCAACGGCATGATAGACCTGAAGGATGTGCTTCTGATTCTCCAGGAATCCTAA
- a CDS encoding sugar phosphate isomerase/epimerase family protein → MKLGVNSCIVKEISGKGFSLDNLQVDFIELGFDDSGIIKNEEINWEALKNLEGLGVEFTLHAPTADGKNLPIDLGVYGKEPVKRMEKVIRIASHLGAEVIVLHGGDIRKSYTKAYVNTLRHLRGLKPIAEDHGVKLVVENLFEGRIGALPHELLTFISEGFELCFDIGHAFLTSMSSGLRIDEFNVLFPYTSHLHIHDNNGSRDEHRPLGEGMIGFSYVGRVVELTKAERAVMEIRRYSGKDSVLSNVSFFRNMPDENFSRIEKAEGGSEA, encoded by the coding sequence ATGAAGCTCGGCGTCAACTCCTGCATCGTCAAGGAAATCAGCGGGAAGGGGTTTTCATTAGATAACCTTCAAGTGGACTTCATCGAGCTTGGCTTTGACGATTCTGGTATCATTAAGAACGAAGAGATAAACTGGGAAGCACTCAAAAACCTTGAGGGCCTTGGGGTTGAGTTCACACTCCACGCTCCGACTGCAGATGGAAAGAACCTCCCGATAGACCTCGGAGTCTATGGGAAAGAGCCGGTAAAGAGGATGGAGAAGGTAATCAGAATCGCCAGCCATCTCGGCGCAGAGGTCATCGTCCTTCACGGTGGGGATATCAGAAAGAGCTACACGAAGGCCTACGTAAACACTCTGAGACACCTAAGGGGGCTTAAGCCAATAGCGGAAGACCACGGAGTAAAGCTCGTCGTTGAGAACCTCTTTGAGGGGAGAATCGGAGCGCTTCCTCACGAGCTTCTCACATTCATTAGTGAGGGCTTTGAGCTGTGCTTTGACATCGGACACGCTTTCCTGACATCCATGAGTTCCGGGCTTAGGATTGACGAGTTTAACGTGCTCTTCCCATACACGAGCCACCTTCACATCCACGATAACAACGGCTCCAGAGACGAACACAGGCCGCTCGGCGAGGGCATGATAGGTTTTTCTTACGTCGGCAGAGTGGTGGAACTTACAAAAGCCGAAAGGGCCGTCATGGAGATAAGGAGGTACAGCGGGAAGGATTCAGTCCTCTCAAACGTGAGTTTCTTCCGCAACATGCCGGACGAAAATTTCTCCCGAATAGAAAAGGCGGAAGGGGGTAGTGAGGCTTGA
- a CDS encoding ABC transporter ATP-binding protein: protein MMALRIKGLRKRYGDFEALKGVDLEVREGEIFALLGPNGAGKTTLIRILAEGLAYDSGEIKVFGKELSRETRRLIGYVPQESIAYDLLTVRENLEFYADLYNASRERIGELIELFSLPEKKKAKELSGGFKRRLNLAIALLYEPKILILDEPTTGLDVPSRREFWEIIRNFRNEGKTVLLATHYMEEAEELADRVAVMNEGKVIATGTPGELKHLIGEESIITIRGLLKGLGGIGYPFVERGNEIRVRVRNPREALPEIVEILVKAGSSVKEIKIEEPTLEDVFVKLTGRGLE, encoded by the coding sequence ATGATGGCGCTCAGGATAAAGGGTCTTAGGAAACGCTACGGCGACTTCGAGGCCCTGAAGGGGGTTGACCTCGAAGTCCGCGAAGGGGAGATATTCGCCCTTCTCGGCCCAAACGGGGCCGGAAAGACCACCCTCATAAGAATTCTGGCGGAAGGGCTCGCCTACGACTCCGGTGAGATAAAGGTGTTTGGTAAGGAGCTTTCAAGGGAAACGAGGAGGCTCATAGGCTACGTCCCCCAGGAGAGCATAGCCTACGATCTGCTTACGGTGAGGGAGAACCTCGAGTTCTACGCCGACCTATACAACGCCTCCCGCGAGAGGATAGGGGAGCTCATCGAGCTTTTCTCACTACCCGAGAAAAAGAAGGCGAAGGAACTGAGCGGAGGCTTTAAGAGGCGTTTGAATCTTGCAATAGCTCTCCTGTACGAACCAAAAATCCTAATTCTCGACGAGCCAACCACCGGACTGGACGTGCCTTCGAGGCGGGAGTTCTGGGAGATTATACGAAACTTCCGGAACGAGGGAAAGACCGTTCTCCTCGCGACCCACTACATGGAGGAGGCGGAGGAGCTCGCAGACAGAGTCGCGGTGATGAACGAGGGGAAGGTCATCGCAACCGGAACGCCCGGGGAGCTGAAGCATCTCATTGGCGAGGAGAGCATAATAACGATCAGGGGGCTTTTGAAGGGGCTAGGAGGCATAGGCTATCCCTTCGTTGAGAGGGGGAACGAGATAAGGGTTCGCGTGAGAAACCCGCGGGAGGCCCTGCCAGAAATAGTTGAAATCCTTGTGAAAGCCGGGAGCAGCGTGAAGGAGATAAAGATTGAGGAGCCGACGCTCGAGGATGTCTTCGTGAAGCTGACCGGGAGGGGGCTGGAATGA
- the pstA gene encoding phosphate ABC transporter permease PstA codes for MLTSNRKTKEKVFFIGIGALTILIFIPLFHIIATVLIKGFPVIAERGTKFLTGTLSEGGIGPAIAGTFILTFLSALLGLPVAFLVGVYAYEYPKSTLGQWTKTLLQIMIEFPTILVGVFVMQVVAVPMGTYSALAGALALAIILTPYVAVYTHEALREIPSTYREAGFSLGLTRAKVVFRILAPMAKRGILTGVLIGMAKVAGETAPLLFTAGGLYESYPSSITKPVGAVPLLIYQLVQSPNPVDHATAWGASLVLLAIFLGIFIPIRLSLKEVRL; via the coding sequence ATGTTAACATCTAACCGAAAGACCAAAGAGAAGGTCTTTTTCATAGGGATCGGTGCGCTCACCATCCTAATCTTCATACCGCTGTTCCATATCATAGCCACAGTCCTGATCAAGGGATTTCCGGTGATAGCCGAGAGGGGGACGAAGTTCCTCACGGGGACGCTCAGCGAGGGAGGAATCGGCCCGGCGATAGCTGGAACCTTCATCCTTACGTTCCTCTCTGCTCTCCTCGGTCTTCCTGTTGCTTTCCTCGTCGGAGTTTACGCCTATGAATATCCTAAGAGCACACTCGGGCAGTGGACTAAAACACTGCTCCAGATAATGATAGAGTTCCCGACGATACTGGTCGGGGTCTTCGTGATGCAGGTTGTGGCTGTGCCGATGGGAACCTACTCCGCCCTGGCTGGGGCCTTAGCGCTGGCGATAATTCTAACCCCCTACGTGGCCGTTTACACCCACGAGGCCCTCAGGGAGATACCGTCAACGTACAGGGAGGCTGGCTTTTCCCTCGGGCTCACGAGGGCGAAAGTCGTCTTCAGAATCCTCGCGCCGATGGCGAAGCGCGGCATTTTGACCGGCGTCCTCATAGGAATGGCCAAAGTCGCTGGAGAAACCGCGCCGCTCCTCTTCACGGCAGGAGGACTTTACGAGAGCTATCCATCCTCTATAACCAAGCCCGTCGGTGCCGTTCCACTCCTCATCTACCAGCTCGTCCAGAGCCCGAATCCAGTGGACCATGCAACCGCCTGGGGAGCCTCTCTGGTTCTCCTGGCGATTTTCCTCGGGATATTCATCCCGATACGCCTTAGCCTTAAGGAGGTGAGACTGTGA
- a CDS encoding ABC transporter permease, with translation MNPRAIKGILIKDLKEVRREKMVVFWVFVFPLMWVTLMGGLWGSPGSPVTVDVGIVNPGGNFSTLITGVMENVTINGTHLFDVREFPDVSSGLEALKRGSVNALILFPKDFDANISSGLQGKVVVYFDRTDPQDYQIVSSIIRSFFSGVGREFRERKMEMMMAYIPGEYFETYNLSEERIREYFLASAEPIALEERSVRGEKGEGIRFYVTGFIGIQFLFATMLSIGSSVLEEINKGTLRRIAASPTTPWDFLIGKSLSTLITITVSILVGIAYARLVFGSTLFPSPFGWLIIFTAAVFSMSLGLAIAMLTRSERSTTAIVNLVSMPLLFLAGIVIPASIMPEWARPIAHYFPLGRALKVLRLSDIYERSPGELMGDFTYVLIWSVVMAVLAVASYAWAIKRME, from the coding sequence ATGAACCCACGGGCCATTAAGGGCATCTTAATCAAGGATTTAAAGGAGGTAAGGCGCGAGAAGATGGTGGTTTTCTGGGTATTCGTCTTTCCCCTGATGTGGGTCACCCTCATGGGCGGCCTCTGGGGAAGCCCGGGCTCTCCGGTAACGGTTGATGTAGGCATCGTTAACCCCGGAGGGAACTTTTCGACCCTCATAACCGGTGTTATGGAGAACGTAACCATCAACGGAACGCACCTCTTCGACGTTAGGGAGTTCCCGGACGTTTCCTCGGGCCTTGAAGCGTTAAAACGGGGCAGCGTAAACGCTCTCATCCTCTTTCCAAAAGATTTCGACGCCAACATAAGCTCTGGACTGCAAGGGAAGGTAGTGGTCTATTTCGACAGAACCGACCCCCAGGACTACCAGATAGTGAGCTCCATAATAAGGAGCTTCTTCTCCGGGGTCGGGAGGGAGTTCAGGGAGCGGAAGATGGAGATGATGATGGCCTACATCCCGGGGGAGTACTTTGAGACGTACAACCTCTCGGAGGAGCGGATTAGGGAGTACTTCCTCGCGAGTGCCGAGCCTATAGCGCTCGAAGAGAGGAGCGTCCGTGGAGAGAAGGGAGAAGGGATAAGGTTTTACGTGACGGGTTTCATAGGGATACAGTTCCTCTTCGCCACGATGCTTTCGATAGGGAGCTCCGTGCTCGAGGAGATAAACAAGGGTACCCTCCGGAGGATAGCGGCCTCGCCAACGACGCCCTGGGACTTCCTGATCGGAAAGAGCCTCTCAACCCTAATCACCATAACCGTGAGCATACTCGTGGGAATAGCCTACGCGAGGCTGGTTTTCGGCTCAACGCTCTTCCCGAGCCCCTTCGGCTGGCTTATCATCTTCACGGCGGCGGTCTTCTCGATGAGCCTTGGTTTGGCAATAGCGATGCTCACCCGGAGCGAGAGGTCAACTACCGCTATTGTGAACCTCGTCTCCATGCCCCTTCTGTTCTTAGCTGGCATAGTCATTCCCGCGAGCATAATGCCCGAGTGGGCGAGACCCATAGCCCACTACTTCCCCCTCGGAAGGGCCCTGAAGGTGCTGAGGCTCTCCGACATCTACGAAAGGTCACCGGGGGAGCTGATGGGGGACTTCACCTACGTGCTCATCTGGAGCGTCGTTATGGCGGTACTCGCGGTGGCCAGCTACGCGTGGGCAATAAAGAGGATGGAGTGA
- a CDS encoding phosphate ABC transporter ATP-binding protein, translating into MNFAMETVNLNVYYGQNHVIKGVDLKIPNRGVFALMGPSGCGKSTMLRTFNRLIELNEDARVEGEVRLFGENIYSEDVDPIEVRKRVGMVFQYPNPFPHLTIYDNVAIGLKLNGLVKSKEELDERVEWALKKAALWDEVKDRLNDYPGNLSGGQRQRLVIARALAMKPEVLLMDEPTANIDPVGTAKIEELLLELKEDYTIVLVTHSPAQAARVADHVAFLYLGKLIEVGPARKVFENPEHELTEKYVTGALG; encoded by the coding sequence GTGAACTTCGCGATGGAGACTGTTAACCTAAACGTTTACTACGGCCAGAACCACGTGATAAAGGGCGTTGACCTCAAAATCCCGAACAGGGGGGTCTTTGCACTCATGGGGCCGAGTGGCTGTGGAAAGAGCACGATGCTGAGGACTTTCAACAGGCTGATAGAGCTGAACGAAGATGCAAGGGTTGAGGGTGAGGTAAGGCTCTTCGGAGAGAACATCTATTCGGAGGACGTTGACCCGATAGAGGTCAGGAAGAGGGTTGGAATGGTGTTCCAGTACCCGAACCCGTTCCCCCACTTGACCATATACGACAACGTGGCGATAGGCCTCAAGCTAAACGGACTGGTTAAGTCCAAGGAAGAGCTCGACGAAAGGGTTGAGTGGGCCTTGAAGAAGGCCGCGCTCTGGGATGAGGTAAAGGACAGGCTGAACGACTATCCAGGGAACCTCTCTGGGGGACAGAGGCAGAGGCTCGTTATAGCGAGGGCTCTGGCTATGAAACCAGAGGTTCTCCTCATGGACGAGCCGACGGCCAACATTGACCCTGTTGGAACTGCCAAAATAGAAGAGCTCCTCCTTGAGCTGAAGGAGGACTACACGATAGTGCTCGTCACCCATTCGCCTGCCCAGGCGGCGAGAGTTGCCGACCACGTTGCCTTCCTCTACCTCGGTAAGCTGATAGAGGTTGGGCCAGCAAGGAAGGTCTTCGAGAACCCGGAGCATGAATTAACCGAGAAATACGTTACGGGGGCGCTGGGGTGA
- a CDS encoding fumarylacetoacetate hydrolase family protein — MIRLPFRDGFYEVKPSKIICLGRNYAEHARELGHEVPEEPVIFLKPPSALIGPGQTIILPRKSNHVDHEVELAVIIGKRGKNIPKAKAMDYVLGYTILMDITARDLQWEAKKKGLPWTVAKGFDTFAPIGPRIVDKREINVDDLEIGLKVNGEIRQLSRTSKMIFKIDEIIEYVSSIMTLEKGDIIATGTPEGVGPLRHGDVVEAWIEGIGTLREEVLAERSILC, encoded by the coding sequence ATGATTCGTTTACCCTTTAGAGATGGCTTTTACGAGGTTAAGCCGAGCAAAATAATCTGTCTTGGAAGAAATTACGCTGAACATGCAAGGGAACTTGGGCACGAAGTTCCCGAAGAACCGGTAATCTTCTTAAAACCTCCTTCCGCACTTATAGGGCCCGGTCAAACGATAATCTTGCCGAGAAAGAGTAATCACGTTGATCACGAAGTAGAGCTTGCTGTGATAATTGGAAAGAGAGGTAAGAACATTCCAAAGGCGAAAGCCATGGACTACGTTCTTGGCTATACCATCTTAATGGATATAACCGCCCGAGATCTCCAGTGGGAAGCAAAGAAAAAAGGTCTTCCATGGACCGTTGCAAAGGGATTTGATACCTTTGCTCCCATAGGGCCAAGAATAGTTGATAAGAGGGAAATAAACGTTGACGACCTTGAAATTGGCCTCAAGGTTAACGGCGAAATAAGGCAGCTCTCAAGGACGAGCAAGATGATATTCAAGATAGACGAGATAATAGAGTACGTTTCGAGTATAATGACCCTTGAGAAAGGCGACATAATTGCAACTGGAACCCCTGAAGGCGTTGGACCTCTGAGACATGGCGATGTTGTTGAGGCATGGATAGAAGGAATTGGGACTTTGAGGGAAGAGGTGCTTGCTGAGCGCTCGATACTGTGCTGA